GCCGCACTCGAGCTACTCACTCACGAGGGGCGCGTCCACGGCGTTCTCACTGACGAGACCGCCGGCGGCCACCCGATCTACGCGGGCGCGACGGTGCTCGCGACCGGCGGCATCGGCGGGCTCTACAGCCGCTCGACGAACCCCGAGGGCGCGACCGGCGACGGCATCGCGATGGCTGCGCTGGCCGGCGCGGACGTGGCCGACCTCGAGTACGTGCAGTTTCACCCGACGGCCTACGCAGGGAGCGACGCCCGGGGTGACAAATCCCCGGCGCGGGACGAGACGTTCTTGCTCTCGGAGGCGCTGCGCGGTGAGGGCGCGTTGCTTCGAAACGCCCGCGGCGAGCGGTTCATGCCCAACTACCACGCGGACGCCGAACTCGCACCGCGGGACGTCGTCGCCCGCGCCGTAAGCGACGAACGCGAGGCCACCGGCGAGGTCGTCCTCGACGTGCGCCCGATCGCGTTCGAAGACGAGTTCCCCGCGCTCGCCGAGAAATGTCGCGACCGTGGGCTCGAGGGCGACGAAATTCCGGTCGCACCCTGTGAACACTTCCTCTGTGGCGGCGTCGCCGTCGACGACCGGGGGCGGACGAGCCTGGACCGGCTGTACGCCGTCGGCGAGTGCTCTCGAACGGGGGTCCACGGCGCGAACCGGTTGGCGAGTACGAGCTTGCTCGAGGGACTCGTCTGGGGGCTCCGGGCGGGCGAGGACGCCGCGAGCGCCGGCGAACCGGACCCCGTCGAGACGCCCGGCCTGCTGAACAGCGATCCGGACCTGCCCGCGCGCTTCGCCGCGGAGAAGTTCGTCCGGCTTCGACGGACCATGGACGAGTACCTCGGACTCCGGCGCGACCCCGACGACGTCGCCCGCGCCGGGGCCGTCCTCCGGCGGCTCAAAGGCGAGGTCGACGCCTACACCCGGACTCGCACGTCCCGTAGCCTCTACGAGCTCCGAAACGCCTGCGTGACGGCGCTGCTGATCGCTCGCGCGGCGAGCGAGAACCCCGACTCGAGGGGCTGTCACTACGTCGTCGCGGAGGACCGCACCCCAACCGAGGCAGAGCCGAGGGCCGACGACTGATGCTCACGACCACCCAGATCGAGCGCTGGCTGTCCGAGGACGTCGGTCACCACGACGTGACGAACCAGGTGCCCGGCGAGACGACCGGCCGCCTCGTCGCAAAGGAGACAGGAACCGCGGCGGGTCTCGAGGCCGCAACAGCCGTCTTCGACTACCTCGGAGCCGACGTACTCGAGGCGGTCGACGGCGGCACCCGCGTCGACCCCGGCGACGAACTACTCGTCCTCGAGGGGCCCGCACGCACCCTTCTGCGCGGGGAACGCGTCGCCGTCAATCTCGTCGGCCACGCCTCGGGGGTCGCAACGAGTACCGCCGAGGCCGTCGCGGCCGCCCGCGCGGAGCGCGACGAGGTGCGGATCGCAGCAACGCGAAAGACCACGCCCGGCCTGCGGGGCATAGAGAAACGCGCCGTCGTCGCGGGCGGCGGCGACACCCACCGGCTCGATCTCTCACACATGGTGATGGTGAAGGACAACCACGTCGCCGAGATGGGTCTCGAGGGGGCGATCTCGCACTTCCGCGAGCGGGTTTCCTTCGCGACGAAGATCGAAGTCGAGGTGGAGTCCGTCGCGGACGCGCCGCAGGCCGCAGCGGCGGGGGCCGATATCGTCATGCTCGACAACATGGCGCCCGCGGCGGTTCGGGAAGCCGTGGCGGCGCTCGAGGAAGCGGGCCACGAGGACGTGTTAACGGAAGCGAGTGGGGGGATCGGGCTCGAGGCGGTTCCGGAGTACGCGGCGACGGGCGTCGACGTCATCTCGATGGGATCGCTCACCCACTCGGCGCCGTCGCTCGACGTTTCGCTGTACACGGGCGAGCCCTAAGCCGACTCGAGAGCGGAGTTACAGCGGTTTCTCCATCGAGACGAAATCGTACGGCCGTTCCGGCCGCTCGTGGCGTTTCGTCCGCTCGTACCCCCGCTGTTCGTACCACTCGAGCAGGAACGGGTGGTCGTCGAACGTCGTGAGCTGAATACAGTCGTACTCCTTCTCGCGGGCGACCGCTTCGATTCGATCCATCAACCGCCTGCCGACGCCCGATCCCTGCCTGTCGGGGTCGACCGCCAGCCGCTCGAGGTACGGCTCATCGCGCTCGTAAAGCAGGCGAACCGTCCCGATCAGCCGCTCGTCGTCGAGGGCGACGAGCGTCGTCGAGTCGTTCGCGAGCCACTCTCCGACCGTTTCCGCGTCGATTTCGGTCATCCGCGAGGGAAAGCCGAGCGCGGCGGCGCTCTCGTAGGCACCGCGGTAGAGGGCGGCGATGTCGAGGGCGTCCCCGGACGTTGCGGGACGGATCCGTATTTCGGCGGTCACGGTCTTTCGGTTCGAAGCCGTCGAGAAAAACCCCGACGGTTCCCGCCCGAGCGAGGTTGCACCTGCGGGTGTTCCCATTTTTCAACTCGGGATAGTAGCACGCCCGCATGACCGACCAGCTACCACTGACGCCGGAATCGGGCTGGAACGCGCTCTTTCTCGACGGAGCG
Above is a genomic segment from Natrononativus amylolyticus containing:
- a CDS encoding L-aspartate oxidase, translated to MVGDDTTTTPEDGETADVLVVGSGIAGCAAALAAARGGSDVLVLTKAARPDGASTDWAQGGISTTRDDPASLKRDVLAASDHTADPEAVDTLVENADEAVEDVLLETLEIGFDADGDEFDYAREAAHSESRILHVDAATGTHILRPFLSHLDAHERVEIREDTAALELLTHEGRVHGVLTDETAGGHPIYAGATVLATGGIGGLYSRSTNPEGATGDGIAMAALAGADVADLEYVQFHPTAYAGSDARGDKSPARDETFLLSEALRGEGALLRNARGERFMPNYHADAELAPRDVVARAVSDEREATGEVVLDVRPIAFEDEFPALAEKCRDRGLEGDEIPVAPCEHFLCGGVAVDDRGRTSLDRLYAVGECSRTGVHGANRLASTSLLEGLVWGLRAGEDAASAGEPDPVETPGLLNSDPDLPARFAAEKFVRLRRTMDEYLGLRRDPDDVARAGAVLRRLKGEVDAYTRTRTSRSLYELRNACVTALLIARAASENPDSRGCHYVVAEDRTPTEAEPRADD
- the nadC gene encoding carboxylating nicotinate-nucleotide diphosphorylase yields the protein MLTTTQIERWLSEDVGHHDVTNQVPGETTGRLVAKETGTAAGLEAATAVFDYLGADVLEAVDGGTRVDPGDELLVLEGPARTLLRGERVAVNLVGHASGVATSTAEAVAAARAERDEVRIAATRKTTPGLRGIEKRAVVAGGGDTHRLDLSHMVMVKDNHVAEMGLEGAISHFRERVSFATKIEVEVESVADAPQAAAAGADIVMLDNMAPAAVREAVAALEEAGHEDVLTEASGGIGLEAVPEYAATGVDVISMGSLTHSAPSLDVSLYTGEP
- a CDS encoding GNAT family N-acetyltransferase, producing MTAEIRIRPATSGDALDIAALYRGAYESAAALGFPSRMTEIDAETVGEWLANDSTTLVALDDERLIGTVRLLYERDEPYLERLAVDPDRQGSGVGRRLMDRIEAVAREKEYDCIQLTTFDDHPFLLEWYEQRGYERTKRHERPERPYDFVSMEKPL